The Candidatus Neomarinimicrobiota bacterium genome has a segment encoding these proteins:
- a CDS encoding alpha/beta fold hydrolase, whose product MRRGISRCCPIVLAVVLATSAYSQVERREIGNLVLENIPDIPQQVVERMLQYQNVRSAYFTGWQPEGQGLYVVTRFGETSQIHYVERPGGARQQLTFFNEPVSGAAIRPAGPKDGFLFIKDVGGSEFYQIFYFDIPTGEYAMLTDGSSRNGAARWANKGDRFVYFSTARNGRDWDLYIAAADDPDQTRMILEAEGTWYPIDWNSDDSGLLVEQYVSINESYFYILDLASGELTRINPSDEKISYGNARWAIDGRGIYYTSDENSEYQRLRYYDLSTGRSTVLTEDIDWDVEAFEISHKGDILAFVTNEDGIDKLHLRKIKGWRALKVPELPVGLIGGLEFSPDDKELALTLNTPQTPSDTYSLHITKQQLTRWTNSEVGGLQTEDFVVPELIHYPTFDAVADQPRLIPAFYYKPGSVEPPYPVVIYIHGGPEGQYQPGFSSTFQYWINELGIAVLAPNVRGSSGYGKTFVKLDNGYKREDSVRDIGALMDWIAEQPELDNQRVAVYGGSYGGYMVLASMIHYNDRLKTGIELVGVSNFVTFLENTQDYRRDLRRKEYGDERDPEMRAFLIGISPTTNAHKITRPMFIAQGLNDPRVPASESVQIVEAIRKNKGQVWYMLAKDEGHGFQKKSNSDFYRQATVLFWEEYLLK is encoded by the coding sequence ATGAGAAGAGGTATCTCAAGATGTTGCCCCATCGTTCTCGCTGTTGTCTTGGCAACCTCCGCCTATTCACAGGTAGAGCGCAGGGAAATCGGCAACTTGGTGCTTGAAAATATCCCTGATATACCCCAGCAGGTGGTGGAACGAATGCTTCAGTATCAGAATGTACGCTCGGCATACTTCACGGGCTGGCAGCCCGAGGGCCAGGGCCTGTATGTAGTCACCCGCTTCGGAGAGACCAGTCAGATTCATTATGTGGAGCGACCCGGGGGTGCCCGGCAACAGCTCACTTTTTTCAACGAACCGGTCAGCGGAGCGGCTATCCGGCCGGCCGGGCCCAAAGACGGTTTCCTATTCATTAAGGATGTAGGCGGGAGCGAGTTCTACCAGATCTTCTATTTCGATATACCCACTGGCGAGTATGCTATGCTTACCGATGGGTCCTCCCGCAATGGTGCTGCCCGGTGGGCAAATAAGGGTGACCGCTTTGTCTATTTCAGCACCGCCCGCAACGGCAGAGACTGGGATCTTTATATCGCTGCCGCTGATGATCCCGATCAGACCAGGATGATCCTGGAAGCGGAAGGCACCTGGTACCCGATAGATTGGAATTCTGATGACAGCGGGCTGCTGGTGGAGCAGTACGTGTCCATCAATGAGTCCTACTTCTATATCCTCGATCTGGCCAGTGGGGAGCTTACCCGGATCAATCCCTCAGATGAGAAGATCTCCTACGGTAACGCCCGCTGGGCTATAGATGGCCGGGGGATCTATTACACATCTGATGAGAACAGCGAATACCAGAGGCTGCGCTATTACGACCTGAGCACCGGCCGGTCCACGGTGCTGACTGAGGACATAGACTGGGACGTGGAGGCTTTTGAAATCTCCCATAAAGGCGATATCCTGGCTTTCGTTACCAATGAAGATGGTATCGATAAACTGCACCTGCGGAAGATTAAGGGCTGGCGTGCCCTCAAAGTGCCGGAATTGCCGGTTGGTCTCATCGGAGGTCTGGAGTTTAGCCCGGATGACAAGGAGCTGGCCCTGACCCTCAACACCCCCCAGACTCCCAGTGATACCTATTCGCTGCATATCACGAAGCAGCAGCTGACCCGGTGGACGAATAGTGAGGTAGGGGGCCTTCAGACGGAGGACTTTGTGGTCCCCGAGCTAATTCATTATCCCACTTTCGATGCGGTTGCGGACCAACCCCGCTTGATCCCCGCCTTTTATTATAAACCGGGCTCTGTGGAGCCGCCCTACCCGGTGGTCATTTATATCCACGGCGGACCGGAAGGCCAGTACCAGCCTGGATTTTCCTCGACTTTCCAATATTGGATCAATGAGCTGGGAATCGCAGTCCTGGCACCCAATGTCCGGGGTTCGTCCGGCTACGGGAAAACCTTCGTTAAGCTGGACAACGGCTACAAGCGGGAGGATTCGGTGAGAGACATCGGTGCCCTCATGGACTGGATCGCTGAGCAGCCGGAGCTGGACAACCAGCGGGTGGCCGTCTACGGCGGCTCCTACGGTGGTTATATGGTCCTGGCTTCCATGATTCATTATAACGACCGGCTCAAGACCGGCATCGAGCTGGTGGGCGTTAGCAATTTTGTCACCTTCCTTGAGAATACCCAGGATTATCGACGGGATCTACGCCGGAAGGAATATGGTGATGAGCGTGATCCTGAAATGCGCGCGTTTTTAATCGGCATCTCGCCGACCACCAACGCCCACAAAATCACCAGGCCCATGTTCATCGCCCAGGGGCTCAACGATCCCCGGGTGCCGGCAAGCGAGTCGGTGCAGATCGTTGAGGCTATCCGTAAGAATAAAGGGCAGGTGTGGTACATGCTGGCCAAGGACGAAGGCCATGGCTTCCAGAAGAAGTCCAACAGCGACTTTTACCGACAAGCCACCGTACTCTTCTGGGAGGAGTACCTGCTGAAATAG
- a CDS encoding acetyl-CoA carboxylase carboxyltransferase subunit alpha, with amino-acid sequence MASKYVLSFEKPLKELEEKIEATKRTALERGTDMSKEIQGLEAKLEKAAADFYKNLTRWQRVQMARHPERPYTLDYIERITRFWFEMHGDRHYADDKSVVGGLAAIDAEKVVIIGQQKGRGTRDNLYRNFGMPNPEGYRKAQRLMHLAAKFNRPLISFIDTPGAYPGLGAEERGQAEAIARNLMVMSTLPVPIIIIVIGEGASGGALGMGVGDRLLMLENTWFSVISPEGCASILYRDSSKAEEAADAMRITPRDLVKMGICDRALPEPLGGAHRDMDAVAATVKAAILETVGELKDIPPDELVASRIKRYECLGQWQE; translated from the coding sequence ATGGCTAGCAAATACGTACTCAGTTTCGAAAAACCCCTCAAGGAGCTGGAGGAGAAGATTGAGGCCACCAAGCGCACAGCTCTGGAGCGGGGTACCGACATGAGCAAGGAGATTCAAGGTCTGGAGGCCAAGCTGGAGAAGGCTGCGGCCGACTTTTACAAGAACCTCACGCGCTGGCAGCGGGTTCAGATGGCCCGGCATCCCGAGCGGCCCTATACCCTGGATTATATCGAGCGTATCACCCGCTTCTGGTTCGAAATGCATGGTGACCGCCACTACGCCGATGACAAGTCGGTGGTCGGTGGATTGGCCGCGATTGATGCTGAAAAGGTGGTGATCATCGGTCAGCAGAAAGGGCGGGGAACCCGGGACAATCTATATCGCAATTTTGGGATGCCCAACCCGGAAGGTTACCGTAAAGCCCAGCGTCTGATGCACCTGGCTGCCAAGTTCAACCGCCCGTTGATTTCCTTCATTGATACTCCTGGTGCCTATCCCGGGCTCGGGGCCGAGGAACGCGGCCAGGCCGAGGCCATCGCCCGCAACCTGATGGTCATGTCCACCCTGCCGGTGCCTATTATTATCATCGTGATCGGGGAAGGGGCTTCCGGCGGGGCACTGGGCATGGGGGTAGGTGACCGACTCCTCATGCTGGAAAACACCTGGTTCTCCGTGATCAGCCCCGAGGGGTGTGCCTCTATTCTCTATAGGGATTCCAGCAAGGCGGAGGAGGCCGCCGATGCCATGCGGATAACCCCCAGGGATCTGGTGAAAATGGGCATCTGTGATCGTGCCCTTCCGGAGCCCCTCGGCGGTGCCCACCGGGATATGGATGCCGTGGCAGCCACCGTCAAGGCCGCCATTCTGGAGACGGTGGGGGAACTGAAGGATATCCCACCGGATGAGCTGGTGGCTTCCCGGATCAAGCGCTACGAGTGCCTCGGCCAATGGCAGGAATAA
- a CDS encoding DUF5916 domain-containing protein, with amino-acid sequence MKYCPSLILVCFLATTSALAADSQDNNQPAIEAVRVVETITIDGLLQEAVWQREGYSRLIQRDPIEGAEPTELTAVLIAYNEDGLYVAGTCHHSGPDSIVGGLARRDEYVESDWFWFWIDPNYDRQNGFGFAVNPDGSIIDQRLYRDILSDDDWDGVWEAAAKSDSDRWTFEMLIPFSQLRFDKQETYTWGVNFKRYILSNAEHDYFVMVPKDESGFVSRFGRLTGLEGIEPPARLFVSPYAMGKLNDFPGTKGNPFYRDMRTGRNLGLDIKYGLTGNLTLDLAINPDFGQAEVDPAVINLSAFETFYSEKRAFFLEGSDIFRFGATPTGGVWGCYWAGPNIFYSRRIGRRPASSPVHEGDVYAPQQTTVLGAAKVSGKIRNWSLGSINAVTQREYAQVDSESVRFDDEIEPAAFYGIYRGIGEFNEGRQGLGFILTYVDRNQDLPAP; translated from the coding sequence ATGAAATATTGCCCATCCCTCATCCTGGTCTGCTTCCTCGCAACCACATCGGCGCTCGCCGCAGACAGCCAGGATAACAATCAGCCCGCCATCGAGGCCGTCCGGGTCGTGGAAACGATCACCATCGACGGCCTGCTCCAGGAAGCGGTCTGGCAGCGCGAGGGCTACTCCCGACTGATCCAACGCGATCCCATCGAAGGTGCCGAGCCTACTGAGCTGACAGCCGTGCTTATCGCTTACAACGAAGACGGCCTCTATGTGGCCGGCACCTGCCATCACTCCGGTCCCGACTCCATCGTGGGGGGCCTGGCGCGCAGAGACGAATACGTGGAGTCCGACTGGTTCTGGTTCTGGATCGATCCCAACTACGACCGCCAGAACGGCTTCGGCTTCGCCGTCAATCCCGATGGGTCCATCATAGATCAGCGACTCTACCGGGACATTCTCAGCGATGATGATTGGGATGGCGTGTGGGAGGCCGCCGCCAAAAGCGACAGCGACCGCTGGACCTTCGAGATGCTCATACCCTTCTCTCAGCTGCGGTTCGACAAGCAGGAGACCTATACCTGGGGTGTGAATTTCAAGCGCTACATCCTCTCCAACGCCGAGCACGACTACTTCGTGATGGTTCCCAAGGATGAGAGCGGCTTTGTCTCCCGGTTCGGGCGGTTGACGGGTCTGGAAGGTATCGAACCACCGGCGCGCCTATTCGTCTCCCCTTACGCCATGGGAAAGCTCAACGACTTTCCCGGCACGAAAGGAAACCCGTTCTACCGGGACATGCGCACCGGTAGAAACCTGGGTCTGGACATCAAGTACGGCCTCACGGGTAACCTCACCCTGGACCTGGCTATCAATCCCGATTTCGGCCAGGCGGAAGTCGATCCGGCCGTTATCAACCTCTCCGCCTTCGAGACTTTCTACTCGGAAAAGCGAGCCTTCTTCCTGGAGGGATCGGACATATTCCGTTTCGGCGCTACGCCCACCGGCGGGGTCTGGGGCTGCTACTGGGCGGGTCCCAATATCTTCTACAGCCGCCGCATCGGGCGCCGACCCGCCAGCAGCCCGGTGCATGAGGGCGATGTATACGCCCCGCAACAAACCACCGTTCTGGGCGCCGCCAAAGTCAGCGGAAAAATCAGAAACTGGTCCCTGGGCAGTATTAACGCCGTGACCCAGCGGGAGTACGCCCAGGTCGATTCTGAAAGTGTCCGCTTCGATGACGAAATCGAACCCGCCGCTTTTTACGGCATCTACCGCGGCATCGGCGAATTCAACGAGGGGAGACAGGGCCTGGGTTTCATCCTCACCTATGTCGATCGCAACCAGGATCTCCCCGCGCCCTGA
- a CDS encoding acyl-CoA thioesterase: protein MAGINLVHRHRLRVLYAHTDRMNVVYYSRYYEYFESARSALLRDIQFPYRQMEREGIFLPVVESHCRYYRPATYEDLLTIETRLEEEPKVKIRLSYRVYKDGEEQPIAEGYTVHSFVNQDRRPVEVPEAFLACVRKYAGQLLED, encoded by the coding sequence ATGGCAGGAATAAACCTGGTCCATCGGCACCGCCTGCGGGTCCTCTACGCCCATACCGACCGTATGAACGTGGTCTACTACAGCCGCTACTACGAGTATTTCGAATCGGCCCGTAGCGCTCTCCTCAGAGATATTCAATTTCCCTACCGGCAGATGGAGCGGGAAGGGATCTTCCTGCCGGTAGTGGAGAGCCATTGCCGCTACTACCGCCCCGCTACCTACGAAGACCTGCTCACTATCGAGACCCGCCTGGAAGAGGAGCCGAAGGTGAAAATCAGGCTCTCCTATCGGGTATACAAAGATGGGGAAGAGCAGCCCATCGCCGAAGGGTACACCGTTCATTCCTTCGTCAATCAGGATCGCAGGCCGGTGGAGGTGCCGGAAGCCTTCCTGGCCTGTGTCCGCAAATACGCCGGGCAGCTGCTGGAAGATTAA